The proteins below come from a single Rosa rugosa chromosome 2, drRosRugo1.1, whole genome shotgun sequence genomic window:
- the LOC133728409 gene encoding F-box/LRR-repeat protein At3g26922-like isoform X1, translated as MDFNLVTGLMSELEAKRVKDRISALPDAVLCHILSFLDRTEDAVTTSVLSKRWKKIWASVPSLVFCDEDNPDCVSFVRFVDNVLFFRNSTDIRKFHLQSCCVKDFARIYGWIGTAIRRNVVELDLSVEDFAGDDDHPRVFELPESVFTCKTLMVLGLSSNFITNPPTSGCFPSLKSLNVQIDHPVNKSVEKLFSCCPVLENLRIGGSHGMQRDDPILNFNVSAPELKTLRIYWSSCDVYEKCCKFHINAPKLENFHLWQDPPTDCFLENSKTLVKVTITLCDPLHDNSAEADHRFAIRGTALLAGISSARSLYLSAHRLKKCCLPTFDKLSRLELILYNCYYWELLKELLKRSPNLERLVLELNECKCGESSDHQWIPPRFVPSCLLSQLKTISVRGFKGKVDEMDVAKYLLENGEGLKKMTIYYNDHLCMKEELHKQFSMFQWGSVTCQVELFADIREANCASFGMF; from the exons ATGGATTTCAATCTGGTTACAGGTTTGATGTCAGAGCTTGAAGCAAAAAGAGTTAAAGATAGAATCAGTGCATTACCAGATGCAGTCCTTTGTCACATCCTTTCATTCCTTGATAGAACAGAAGATGCTGTGACGACCAGCGTTTTGTCCAAAAGATGGAAGAAAATCTGGGCCTCTGTACCCAGTCTTGTCTTTTGCGATGAAGATAACCCGGACTGTGTTTCTTTTGTGAGGTTTGTTGATAATGTACTCTTCTTTCGCAACTCAACAGACATTCGAAAGTTCCATCTGCAGTCTTGCTGTGTTAAGGATTTCGCTCGTATTTATGGTTGGATTGGCACTGCCATAAGGCGTAATGTTGTTGAACTCGATCTTTCTGTAGAGGATTTTGCAGGTGATGATGATCACCCTCGGGTTTTTGAGTTGCCTGAGAGTGTTTTCACATGCAAAACACTGATGGTTTTGGGGTTGTCTTCAAACTTTATTACCAATCCTCCCACTTCAGGGTGTTTCCCAAGCCTCAAGTCTCTCAATGTGCAGATTGACCATCCAGTCAATAAATCTGTGGAGAAGCTTTTTTCTTGCTGCCCTGTACTGGAAAATTTACGCATAGGTGGATCACATGGAATGCAAAGAGATGATCCGATTTTGAATTTTAATGTCTCTGCGCCTGAATTGAAGACGTTAAGAATATATTGGAGTTCATGTGATGTTTATGAGAAGTGCTGCAAGTTTCATATTAATGCCCCGAAGCTTGAAAACTTTCATCTTTGGCAGGATCCTCCTACAGATTGTTTTTTGGAGAATTCAAAAACGTTAGTCAAAGTTACTATTACTCTCTGTGACCCACTCCATGACAATTCTGCAGAAGCAGATCATCGCTTTGCTATCCGTGGAACTGCTCTTCTGGCAGGAATATCTAGTGCTAGGTCCTTGTATCTTTCAGCACATCGTTTGAAA AAATGTTGTCTGCCTACTTTTGACAAGTTGAGCAGATTGGAGTTGATTCTTTACAATTGCTATTACTGGGAATTGCTGAAAGAGTTGCTCAAGAGATCACCTAATCTGGAAAGGCTCGTCTTGGAACTTAAT GAATGCAAGTGTGGAGAATCCTCGGATCATCAATGGATCCCACCACGGTTTGTGCCTAGTTGTTTGCTGTCACAACTCAAGACTATCTCTGTAAGGGGATTCAAGGGCAAAGTAGATGAGATGGATGTGGCAAAGTATTTGTTGGAAAATGGGGAAGGTTTGAAGAAGATGACTATTTACTATAATGATCATCTGTGCATGAAAGAAGAGTTGCACAAGCAATTCTCAATGTTTCAGTGGGGTTCAGTGACTTGTCAAGTTGAACTTTTCGCAGACATAAGAGAAGCAAATTGTGCTTCTTTCGGTATGTTCTAG
- the LOC133728409 gene encoding F-box/LRR-repeat protein At3g26922-like isoform X2, whose protein sequence is MSELEAKRVKDRISALPDAVLCHILSFLDRTEDAVTTSVLSKRWKKIWASVPSLVFCDEDNPDCVSFVRFVDNVLFFRNSTDIRKFHLQSCCVKDFARIYGWIGTAIRRNVVELDLSVEDFAGDDDHPRVFELPESVFTCKTLMVLGLSSNFITNPPTSGCFPSLKSLNVQIDHPVNKSVEKLFSCCPVLENLRIGGSHGMQRDDPILNFNVSAPELKTLRIYWSSCDVYEKCCKFHINAPKLENFHLWQDPPTDCFLENSKTLVKVTITLCDPLHDNSAEADHRFAIRGTALLAGISSARSLYLSAHRLKKCCLPTFDKLSRLELILYNCYYWELLKELLKRSPNLERLVLELNECKCGESSDHQWIPPRFVPSCLLSQLKTISVRGFKGKVDEMDVAKYLLENGEGLKKMTIYYNDHLCMKEELHKQFSMFQWGSVTCQVELFADIREANCASFGMF, encoded by the exons ATGTCAGAGCTTGAAGCAAAAAGAGTTAAAGATAGAATCAGTGCATTACCAGATGCAGTCCTTTGTCACATCCTTTCATTCCTTGATAGAACAGAAGATGCTGTGACGACCAGCGTTTTGTCCAAAAGATGGAAGAAAATCTGGGCCTCTGTACCCAGTCTTGTCTTTTGCGATGAAGATAACCCGGACTGTGTTTCTTTTGTGAGGTTTGTTGATAATGTACTCTTCTTTCGCAACTCAACAGACATTCGAAAGTTCCATCTGCAGTCTTGCTGTGTTAAGGATTTCGCTCGTATTTATGGTTGGATTGGCACTGCCATAAGGCGTAATGTTGTTGAACTCGATCTTTCTGTAGAGGATTTTGCAGGTGATGATGATCACCCTCGGGTTTTTGAGTTGCCTGAGAGTGTTTTCACATGCAAAACACTGATGGTTTTGGGGTTGTCTTCAAACTTTATTACCAATCCTCCCACTTCAGGGTGTTTCCCAAGCCTCAAGTCTCTCAATGTGCAGATTGACCATCCAGTCAATAAATCTGTGGAGAAGCTTTTTTCTTGCTGCCCTGTACTGGAAAATTTACGCATAGGTGGATCACATGGAATGCAAAGAGATGATCCGATTTTGAATTTTAATGTCTCTGCGCCTGAATTGAAGACGTTAAGAATATATTGGAGTTCATGTGATGTTTATGAGAAGTGCTGCAAGTTTCATATTAATGCCCCGAAGCTTGAAAACTTTCATCTTTGGCAGGATCCTCCTACAGATTGTTTTTTGGAGAATTCAAAAACGTTAGTCAAAGTTACTATTACTCTCTGTGACCCACTCCATGACAATTCTGCAGAAGCAGATCATCGCTTTGCTATCCGTGGAACTGCTCTTCTGGCAGGAATATCTAGTGCTAGGTCCTTGTATCTTTCAGCACATCGTTTGAAA AAATGTTGTCTGCCTACTTTTGACAAGTTGAGCAGATTGGAGTTGATTCTTTACAATTGCTATTACTGGGAATTGCTGAAAGAGTTGCTCAAGAGATCACCTAATCTGGAAAGGCTCGTCTTGGAACTTAAT GAATGCAAGTGTGGAGAATCCTCGGATCATCAATGGATCCCACCACGGTTTGTGCCTAGTTGTTTGCTGTCACAACTCAAGACTATCTCTGTAAGGGGATTCAAGGGCAAAGTAGATGAGATGGATGTGGCAAAGTATTTGTTGGAAAATGGGGAAGGTTTGAAGAAGATGACTATTTACTATAATGATCATCTGTGCATGAAAGAAGAGTTGCACAAGCAATTCTCAATGTTTCAGTGGGGTTCAGTGACTTGTCAAGTTGAACTTTTCGCAGACATAAGAGAAGCAAATTGTGCTTCTTTCGGTATGTTCTAG
- the LOC133728415 gene encoding putative FBD-associated F-box protein At3g50710: MSEVQAKRVNKDRISALPDEVLYHILSFLKTEDVVMTIFLSRRWKNIWASVPSLDFCDQENPDTIPFSRFIDNVLFFRDSTDIHKFRLHSISVEDFDRICGWIGAAIRRNVVELDLSVKYYGGDEDHQQIFKLPKSVFTCKTLRVLKLWSNFIINAPESGCFPNLKSLCVHFDLPVNNSMEKLFSCCPVLEDLSIHGNHGFYGLNFTVSAPELKTLKVEWMTHGDYERCNFYVVAPKLENFHLWQYPSTDCFLENAKSLVRVTISLQDHFADEDRLFAIRGTALLAVISNVRYLSLSAHCLKGCCLPVFDKLSRLELALYSCYYWELLKELLRRSPKLEYLVLELKDFICSTAPSSHQWSPPESIPICLLTHLKTVSIRGFKGKLDEMDVAKYLLNNGEVLKKMTFYSEDLLRTKEELKMELSMCHWGSKTCQVEFFPDQKDEGLSFLGMRSWV, from the exons aTGTCAGAGGTTCAAGCAAAAAGAGTTAATAAAGATAGGATCAGTGCACTACCAGATGAAGTCCTTTATCACATCCTTTCGTTCCTTAAAACCGAAGATGTTGTGATGACCATCTTTTTGTCTAGAAGATGGAAGAACATTTGGGCCTCTGTTCCGAGTCTAGATTTCTGTGACCAAGAAAACCCTGACACTATTCCTTTTTCGAGGTTTATTGATAATGTACTCTTCTTCCGTGACTCAACAGACATTCATAAGTTTCGTCTCCATTCCATTAGTGTTGAGGATTTTGATCGTATTTGTGGTTGGATTGGCGCTGCCATTAGGCGCAATGTTGTTGAACTTGATCTTTCTGTTAAGTATTATGGAGGTGATGAGGATCACCAGCAGATCTTTAAGTTGCCTAAGAGTGTTTTCACATGTAAAACTCTGAGGGTTTTGAAATTGTGGTCAAATTTTATTATCAATGCTCCTGAATCAGGGTGTTTCCCGAATCTCAAATCTCTCTGTGTTCATTTTGATCTTCCTGTTAATAACTCAATGGAGAAACTTTTTTCTTGCTGCCCTGTGCTGGAAGATTTGAGCATACATGGAAATCATGGATTTTATGGTTTGAATTTCACCGTATCTGCACCTGAACTGAAGACACTGAAAGTAGAATGGATGACGCATGGTGATTATGAGAGGTGCAACTTTTATGTTGTTGCCCCAAAGCTTGAAAATTTTCATCTCTGGCAGTATCCTTCAACAGACTGTTTTTTGGAGAATGCAAAATCTCTAGTCAGAGTTACTATTTCTCTACAAGACCACTTTGCCGATGAAGACCGTCTCTTTGCTATCCGTGGAACTGCGCTTCTGGCAGTAATTTCCAATGTTAGATACTTGTCTCTTTCAGCACATTGTTTGAAA GGGTGTTGTCTTCCTGTCTTTGATAAGTTGAGCCGATTGGAGCTTGCTCTCTACAGTTGCTATTACTGGGAACTGCTAAAAGAGCTTCTCAGGAGATCACCTAAACTGGAATATCTTGTCTTAGAGCTGAAA GACTTCATATGCTCCACGGCACCTTCGAGTCATCAATGGAGTCCACCAGAGTCGATACCTATCTGTTTGTTGACGCATCTCAAGACTGTCTCTATAAGGGGATTCAAGGGAAAACTGGATGAGATGGATGTGGCAAAGTATTTGTTAAACAACGGTGAAGTTTTGAAGAAGATGACTTTTTATAGTGAGGATCTTTTGCGTACCAAAGAGGAGTTAAAAATGGAGCTGTCAATGTGTCATTGGGGTTCAAAGACTTGCCAAGTTGAATTTTTCCCGGACCAAAAAGACGAAGGCTTGTCATTTTTAGGTATGCGTTCTTGGGTTTAG
- the LOC133728406 gene encoding F-box/FBD/LRR-repeat protein At5g56420-like encodes MASESKPQEEADEDRISKLPDDVLCHILSLLDTHEAVRTTILSKKWNNFWTSLPNLEFYDKYFPTSYSWLEYECDPFMTFVDRVMLLHDSKDIRKFSLSRMHREVEFVVEDVYHIHRWIDAAIEHNIVELDLSLVDCKGMNFYLPQSLYTCTTLVVLKVESNCISYDPPITGCFPRLKVLVVSFTNPDSPDPVRRLFSCCPVLEDLAIYGYPGRDALDITISAPELKTLKIHLSCNEYYMYDPAYTFNIDAPKLENFSLKDPWFLSNYHLENGNSLVKAKIVLNDSEDYDPIDFADRTTALLGRISNVECLSFSAAFLEDFHLSTFDTLYQLELSLGGCNNWELLIEFLKKSPNLKHLVLKNKGRLPYFELDELESNLVSPPVSPNCLLSSLETISIKQFTGQQDEMEVAEYLLKNGEVLKTMKIYIMNPRSTGEPTKEELSNKLLMYEKGSKTCQVEVIYDENWTKYTNVISCSEIRESVEKYKRLSNVRLVNVVKE; translated from the exons ATGGCTTCCGAGTCAAAGCCTCAAGAAGAAGCTGATGAAGACAGGATCAGCAAACTGCCAGATGATGTTCTTTGTCATATTCTTTCATTACTTGATACACATGAAGCGGTGCGTACAACTATCCTGTCAAAAAAATGGAACAACTTCTGGACTTCACTTCCAAATCTTGAATTCTATGACAAATATTTCCCTACATCATATTCATGGCTCGAATATGAATGTGATCCTTTTATGACGTTTGTTGATCGTGTAATGCTTCTTCATGACTCAAAAGACATCCGAAAATTCTCTCTTTCTCGTATGCATAGAGAAGTTGAATTTGTGGTTGAGGATGTATATCATATTCATCGCTGGATTGACGCTGCCATTGAGCATAACATTGTTGAACTTGATCTTTCTCTTGTGGACTGCAAGGGAATGAATTTTTATTTGCCTCAGAGCCTTTACACATGCACAACGCTAGTTGTTTTGAAGGTAGAATCAAATTGTATTTCCTATGATCCTCCCATCACAGGTTGTTTTCCAAGGCTTAAGGTGCTTGTTGTTTCATTTACGAATCCTGATAGTCCTGATCCAGTTAGGAGACTCTTTTCTTGTTGCCCTGTACTCGAAGATCTAGCTATATATGGATATCCTGGAAGAGATGCTTTGGATATTACTATCTCTGCACCTGAATTGAAGACATTAAAGATACATTTGAGCTGCAATGAATATTATATGTATGACCCTGCATACACTTTTAATATTGATGCCCCAAAGCTGGAAAACTTCAGTCTCAAGGATCCTTGGTTTCTTTCAAACTATCATTTGGAGAATGGAAATTCTTTAGTTAAAGCTAAAATTGTACTCAACGACTCAGAGGATTATGATCCTATCGACTTTGCTGATCGTACAACTGCCTTACTAGGAAGAATTTCAAATGTTGAATGCTTGTCTTTTTCAGCTGCATTTCTGGAG GATTTTCATCTTTCCACTTTTGATACTCTGTACCAATTGGAGCTGAGTCTTGGTGGTTGCAATAACTGGGAATTGCTAATAGAGTTTCTCAAGAAATCTCCAAATCTGAAACATCTCGTCTTAAAAAATAAG GGCCGTTTACCATATTTTGAATTAGATGAGCTTGAAAGTAATCTGGTTAGTCCACCAGTGTCACCAAATTGTTTGCTTTCATCCCTAGAGACTATCTCTATTAAGCAATTCACGGGACAGCAGGATGAGATGGAAGTGGCAGAATATTTGTTAAAGAACGGTGAGGTGTTGAAAACAATGAAGATCTATATTATGAATCCTAGATCTACAGGTGAGCCTACAAAAGAAGAGTTATCCAATAAACTTTTAATGTATGAAAAGGGTTCAAAAACTTGTCAAGTTGAAGTTATCTATGATGAAAATTGGACGAAGTATACTAATGTTATAAGCTGTAGTGAGATAAGGGAATCGGTTGAGAAGTATAAGAGACTTTCAAACGTGCGTCTTGTTAACGTTGTAAAAGAATAA
- the LOC133728416 gene encoding cullin-1-like, producing MNRTMQVDEGLMIIEEAIQKAKKIVEGFPETKFTTEEYMKYYACVYIMCDKPGAGNEVLLYEKFKKSLKDIISYSVLPSLAAKENELLLRELVQMWSNYKIMARWLCRFFEYMDRYYIPRHCLVSLTDTSVDCFCNLVFNGLANRIQAAAMSLINQERYGQLIDAKLLQDVMIIFMEIDQNRSPSYYEIIERAMLGETTTFYSQLSSQWLLCDSLTDYIQKVNWCILQEKERAGRYLHPTSVVKLIQVVRFQLLDLNANKLLEKQKSENCSQLDYQEILSKCACLNVGEDSSTSTLVENLCSSMAQSAHIH from the exons ATGAATAGAACTATGCAAGTTGATGAAGGGTTAATGATTATAGAAGAGGCAATTCAGAAAGCAAAGAAGATTGTGGAAGGATTCCCTGAGACAAAGTTCACTACagaagaatatatgaagtacTATGC ATGTGTTTATATTATGTGCGATAAGCCTGGGGCTGGAAATGAGGTGTTGCTATATGAAAAATTTAAGAAGAGCTTGAAAGACATCATCAGCTACTCG GTACTGCCCTCATTGGCAGCCAAAGAAAATGAGCTTCTGTTAAGGGAGCTTGTACAGATGTGGTCAAATTACAAGATAATGGCAAGGTGGCTATGTAGATTCTTTGAATACATGGACCGCTATTATATCCCCCGTCATTGTCTTGTTTCACTTACTGACACCTCAGTTGATTGCTTTTGTAATCTG GTCTTCAATGGGTTGGCTAACAGAATTCAGGCAGCTGCAATGTCTCTG ATAAATCAAGAGCGTTATGGACAACTGATTGATGCAAAGCTGCTTCAAGATGTCATGATTATCTTTATGGAAATTGATCAAAATAGATCGCCATCATACTATGAAATCATTGAGCGGGCTATGCTCGGAGAAACTACCACTTTCTATTCCCAATTATCTTCACAGTGGCTTTTGTGCGATTCGTTGACCGATTATATCCAGAag GTGAACTGGTGCATTTTACAGGAGAAAGAAAGAGCTGGCCGCTATCTACATCCCACATCTGTGGTGAAATTAATACAG GTTGTGCGATTCCAGTTGCTGGATCTGAATGCAAATAAGTTGCTTGAAAAGCAGAAGTCTGAAAACTGCAGTCAACTGGACTATCAG GAGATATTGTCAAAGTGTGCCTGCTTAAATGTTGGAGAGGACAGCTCTACATCAACACTAGTGGAAAATCTCTGTTCTTCAATGGCACAATCAGCTCATATTCATTAA